The following coding sequences are from one Camarhynchus parvulus chromosome 1, STF_HiC, whole genome shotgun sequence window:
- the LOC115902242 gene encoding interstitial collagenase-like isoform X2 has protein sequence MQLFFGLEVTGRPDLDTLEVMKKPRCGVPDVQRYAFTPGNPKWKRNNLTYRILNYTPKMRRADVDEAIRKALNVWSNVTPLTFQKVEDKVADIMISFAYRDHRDNSPFDGPNGQLAHAFQPGEGLGGDVHMDEEEAWTKDGRGYNLFIVLAHELGHSLGLSHSNDPGALMYPTYSYTDPSEFRLPQDDIDGIQAIYGRSNAAVQPTGPVTPEACDPNLTFDAITTLRGEIFFFKGRYMLRKHPERTETELNFISLFWPRLPSGIQAAYENVETDEITIFKEDKYWVIRGYDVLPGYPKPIYHFGLPKTVKRVNAAYSDEATGKTYFFVADRYWRYDENKKSMDHGYPRKIVSDFGNIGRVDAAFQKDGYVYFFHGTTQFQFDPRAKRIVRKMKSTSWFNC, from the exons TGTTCTTTGGACTAGAAGTGACTGGAAGACCTGATCTTGACACATTGGAGGTGATGAAAAAACCCAGATGTGGTGTACCTGATGTGCAGCGATATGCATTCACACCAGGCAATcccaaatggaaaagaaataatctgaCATACAG GATTTTGAATTACACCCCAAAGATGAGACGAGCTGATGTAGATGAAGCAATCAGAAAAGCTCTCAATGTCTGGAGCAACGTGACACCATTGACATTCCAAAAGGTTGAGGACAAAGTAGCAGATATAATGATCTCTTTTGCTTATAGAG ATCACCGTGACAATTCTCCTTTTGATGGTCCCAATGGACAGCTGGCTCATGCATTCCAGCCTGGGGAAGGTCTTGGTGGAGATGTGCATATGGATGAAGAGGAAGCTTGGACAAAAGATGGAAGAG GCTACAATTTGTTCATTGTTCTTGCCCATGAGCTTGGCCATTCACTGGGTCTGTCTCATTCAAACGATCCTGGAGCACTGATGTATCCAACTTACTCCTACACTGATCCCAGTGAATTCCGTCTTCCTCAGGATGACATTGATGGAATTCAGGCCATCTATG GACGGTCTaatgctgctgtgcagccaaCAGGACCCGTAACTCCAGAAGCTTGTGACCCAAATTTGACATTTGATGCTATTACTACCCTACGTGGAGAAATATTCTTCTTCAAGGGCAG aTACATGCTGCGCAAGCATCCCGAAAGGACAGAGACGGAGCTCAATTTTATCTCACTGTTCTGGCCAAGGTTACCATCAGGAATTCAAGCTGCTTATGAAAACGTTGAGACAGatgaaattacaatttttaaag AGGATAAATATTGGGTCATCAGGGGATATGATGTTCTACCTGGCTATCCCAAACCAATTTATCACTTTGGGCTCCCGAAGACTGTCAAAAGGGTCAATGCAGCTTACAGTGATGAAGCCACAGGGAAAACATACTTCTTTGTAGCTGACAGATACTGGAG atatgatgaaaataaaaaatccatgGATCATGGGTATCCCAGGAAAATAGTCTCTGACTTTGGAAACATTGGCAGGGTCGATGCTGCTTTCCAGAAAGATG GCTATGTGTATTTCTTCCATGGAACAACCCAGTTCCAGTTTGATCCTCGTGCCAAACGGATTGTTCGAAAAATGAAGAGCACCAGCTGGTTCAATTGTTAA
- the LOC115902165 gene encoding matrix metalloproteinase-27-like: protein MRVKMKALSLWLVTCTAVSSALPFHPEKDNEEDAKLVQNYLNKFYAVEPDPNQLGWKINAESAAEKLQKMQQFFGLKVTGKLDNETLEMMKQPRCGVPDVGLYGFTLPGWKKNKLTYRIVNYTPDMSKEDVDKAVEKAFKVWSAVTPLIFTRIHKGIADIMIAFGTKVHGHCPRYFDGPLGVLAHAFPPGNGLGGDVHFDEDEDWTTGSAGFNLFLVAAHEFGHALGLSHSNDQRALMFPNYAYISPSEFPLSPDDISGIQSIYGSPPSAPDKRPTTPTSPEICGSKMSFDAVTTLRQEIIFLKGRHLWRVYPDNSEVERELISAFWPNLPPGIEAAYENTKDQILLFKGNKFWVISGYRVLLGYPKNINTLGFPKGVKKIDAAVCNKNTGKTDFFIGDKYWRFDENSQSMEKGYPRLTVDEFPGISQRADAVFQQKGLFYFFHGSKQWEFDPIGKKVIREMKSNSWFHC from the exons ATGAGAGTAAAAATGAAGGCTCTTTCACTTTGGCTTGTGACATGCACAGCTGTTTCTAGCGCTCTTCCCTTCCACCCAGAGAAAGACAATGAAGAAGATGCAAAGCTTGTACAG aaCTACTTGAATAAATTCTATGCTGTTGAGCCAGATCCAAATCAACTTggatggaaaataaatgctgaatctgcagctgaaaaacttcagaaaatgcaACAATTTTTTGGTTTGAAAGTGACAGGAAAACTGGATAATGAAACATTGGAAATGATGAAGCAACCCAGGTGTGGAGTTCCCGATGTGGGTCTCTATGGCTTCACCCTGCCcggatggaaaaaaaacaaactgacaTACAG AATTGTGAACTACACACCAGATATGAGCAAGGAGGATGTGGATAAAGCAGTTGAGAAGGCATTTAAAGTGTGGAGTGCTGTCACCCCGCTGATTTTCACTCGCATTCATAAGGGCATAGCAGACATAATGATTGCTTTTGGGACCAAAG TTCATGGACATTGCCCTCGCTATTTTGATGGCCCCCTTGGAGTTCTGGCTCATGCCTTTCCACCTGGCAATGGTTTAGGCGGTGATGTGCACTTTGACGAGGATGAAGACTGGACGACAGGCTCAGCTG GGTTCAACTTGTTCCTTGTTGCTGCTCATGAGTTTGGCCATGCTCTGGGTCTCTCCCATTCAAATGATCAGAGGGCTCTCATGTTCCCCAATTATGCCTACATCAGCCCCAGTGAATTTCCCCTCTCTCCAGATGATATAAGTGGCATTCAGTCCATTTATG GATCCCCACCAAGTGCCCCAGATAAAAGGCCAACCACCCCTACCTCACCCGAAATCTGTGGCTCCAAGATGTCTTTTGATGCTGTAACTACACTCCGACAAGAAATCATTTTTCTAAAGGGCAG GCACTTATGGCGGGTATATCCTGATAACTCAGAAGTTGAACGTGAATTAATTTCTGCCTTCTGGCCAAATCTGCCTCCTGGTATTGAAGCTGCATATGAGAATACAAAAGATCAGATCCTACTTTTCAAAG GCAACAAATTCTGGGTTATCAGCGGATATCGGGTGTTGCTTGGTTATCCAAAGAATATCAACACACTGGGCTTCCCTAAAGGTGTCAAGAAAATTGATGCAGCtgtttgtaataaaaatacaggGAAGACAGACTTTTTCATAGGTGACAAGTACTGGAG GTTTGATGAAAACAGCCAGTCCATGGAGAAGGGTTATCCTAGACTGACAGTCGATGAATTTCCAGGAATTAGTCAGAGGGCTGACGCTGTTTTTCAACAGAAAG GATTATTCTACTTTTTTCATGGATCAAAACAGTGGGAGTTTGACCCTATTGGTAAAAAAGTTATCAGAGAAATGAAGAGTAACAGCTGGTTTCACTGTTAG